The Glycine max cultivar Williams 82 chromosome 17, Glycine_max_v4.0, whole genome shotgun sequence genome contains the following window.
attttgttgatacgaaatttaaataactaatagtttatttaattagatgataaattaaatacaCTTGTttgacaaatataaaatatgtgataatcaaatttatttcaatatcaTCAAACATTTTTCACATACCATATTCGAAATTGTGCTTGATTATACCttattactttttcatttttatccctAGTCACTTAATAAAACTCTTAATAGAAGTACTTAGTAAGTTTGTTTACCAAATAATGTGCTAAGTACTTTTAAATTAACAACTTAAgagttaaattgtaattttaagttaatttatcAACTCATTTGGTAAGAAAACTAAATTAAGaaacatataatattataagatatttttatcaaatcttaaataatatattctttatttaattattttaatttccttatcGAAGACAATCGTTAATCTTTCCCTCTCAGAAGTATACAAACAAAATGTCCTCATCATCGATTCcttaaaactaatttgaagcaCCAACGAGTAGATAGTCCTTCTAGGGATgatgcatgaatgtttttatAGATGCGTGGAGCTAGCGTGTGCCTCGGCCTGCTATATATGCTTGAGGTTCTGGGTAAGCAAGGACGAAggttattatcatatttaaggGAATGAAGACAGGAAAGTGCCAGCAACATTTAAGTTTCAATTGACTCTTGGGCAAGGAATTAGCTACACTACGCGTCAATGTCCATAGATGACGTGAAACCCCTTGGTCCCATTCCCAAGTTTATTGACACGTACGTGTGTTTTGGAAGCTCCTTCTTAATATTGTGTTCGGTAGTAGGGGCCAGTTACTCCAGACGTACTCAGAACTCAGCTAGCACCAAGTAGAAAAGatcaaaactatatatatatatatatatatatatatatatatatatatatatatgtctagCAAAGTCAAGTTGATAAATATTCTACTAAATTGAATCATTGATGCTTGCATTGCATGTTTACTAGCTAGCTAATAGATAATCGTATTGGTGACCAGGCTATACTAATTTCATCATTGTCTTAGTAGTAACTTAAGTTTCtgttaaatattaataacatcAGTTGCGGtcaaaaattcttttttaaaggaAGTTTACTAGTATTAATCTCTTGAAGATGAAAGAAATAACTTCACAagactatattaaaaaaaaacgtgtcgtatatcaaaaattaaaaaagagtcGCTGGCGCCATGTATGAGGAATTAAGGGCGGAAAGCCTATCATAGTATCATCAATTGTATAAAcattaacaaaataagaaaagttaTGTCCcttagaaataatttataagtacAATAATTTTGAGCCGCTCTACCTTCATCTAAATTAATCTTCTTCCTTTCTTATTGGACAAGGACTGAAACAGACTGATGCAGAAGAGTTTTTCTAGACTATGGCACATTTCAGTCTTTTAGGATCGTGTAAATATATAAGACAATCATGAGTAATGTCACCGGTCACTTCATTTAGTTATTTAGGTATTATATTTAGTATTATTGAATTTGAAGTAGTTGCTGAGTCACACATACGAAAGAACCAGTACAATATGTCTTATGGGCACTAGTTGGCTCAACGCATTTGGTTATATTCAGTTAATTACGTACGAATTTGATGATGAAAATATGCTGTGTGGACACGTGACTGATCAGTCCTTTTGATGATGAAAAACGCTGAATTAACTATATGATGTTCTTTCAATATTCAATACTTTATACATGTTACAATCCAACTGCAACATATTTTTGGCTAAAAAAATTTGCAACTTGCTGGGAAGTCTGTGGTATCAGTcgacaaaaagataaaagtgtgaTCATAGGtcgttagaaaaaaaaaacaactttcaaaattgttgaataaattaaaatcaacaataTTTGGATTAATTGGAGCCAGAGATGAAAGATCCTCGAGCTAACTAATCTAGTCAAGCTTGCTCCTAATTATTAACTACTTGGTTGTCCCATGTGTGTATTTGTCAAATATTAGGAATAGCTAGCCTCAAAGAAAACCAAATTGAGTCAAAAAGGAACTAACTTTGGAAAACAAATGAACACTAGCATGCACGAGCTCCAGTCAATGCCCtgtgaaatataataataaccatGATGATGACAACGGGTGTATTCATAATTTAAGGGTATCGTGCAGCTACACCCTACAAATACAGGGGAATGTGAACGCTGATGCGCGTGTGCCGGCAGattcatgtgttttttttacttactCTCTATGCCTCGtgctatttatttttcaaagtaatatatatttttttgaaaaaaaatactataacagtaagacatttttaacaaaaaaacttatactaaaatagttaaaatgtaaataatggATTCGTTTAAATATTTGAGTGatttactaataaataaaatattgtaaaaatcaataatatttttttaattttcaaaatgataaatattttaaaataaattaaaatacctatgatactttaataatattattaggtAGTAAAGAATAATGTTTGGACTTGGAGTTTTGTTTTCTGTTATGTAGGCTTCCGTTGTGGTGTGGCTGGGCCTGACGGGATCTGCTAGAGCGCAGCGTGAGACAACCAGCCAGGTGCATCCAAATCCCAAGACAAAGTCAACCCCTCCTGtcacatcattttttttgtttctttttgttttagtgcataaaatcataaataaaaaataaacataattagcTGCAATGTAAAACAGTATGCAAACTTTTCCTCTCCAATATTACATTCTCGGTTACGTTTgtaaaattaacaaaagaaaaagttagaTAATTGTCAACGCATTACTTTATATCCccactcttcttttttctttttattcgcaaaaaaaaaaataacagtgccaaaaatttgaaattaaattagagatttaagttacttttttaaaaattaatccgGTTAACTCTAATATAAATATCTGGTTTTTTTAATCCGAGAGTATCAGAGTTGGCCCCTCAATGGTTTTAATAGATGTTTTTTAATATGCAGAGATTAAGAATTAACTCTGTAATTACATATTTAAGAGATTTATCAAATATGTCAGACAATATCGGtgatataaatatattgtttaaaattgaaactaaGTTAATTATCATACAATTTACCATTTTTAACAGTAGTCAATGTCATATAAATTATCtgctttaattaaaattaagttaattagaTAAAAGTTATCATTTATAAAAGTAATCGAATTaagtatgatattaatttttatcataactaatttgattaaaattaaaaatgctaACTTGTGTTATCATACATTCAAATTTGAATAAAGAGTaatttatatcacaattaaattatgtttttgttgtgtattttgtttttcaattcaccttaacatgattttgttatgtatttgtgTGAAAAGAgtattttcagaacaaaaaaaattaagcacagGCGAggtgtaaataaaattttttgggTCAGAATAAAAACACTCTTGATACTTTTATGGACAAACAGGCCCATATAGTCAATGTTCCTAGAATTTATGGGCGCGGAAACTACGTAGGTAACGGGCGTAGATAAAATTGTGCCTTGATTTTTCATAAAACAAATCCGCTTCAAGTTCATTTTTGAAAGCCAATTTCACACTTTTTTCTTCAGTAAATATCTCATGGGCCACGGATAGTTAATGTTCCTATTAAGGGAAGAAAATGCTCCTACAATTGCAATATctaagagagtttttttttttttttttacaataatcacACTGACATACTACCTTCAACCACTAGTTGGATCTTAGTGGTTCAATATCTAAGAGATATAAGGTATAATTGATAAAAACTagttaaaatctaaaaattaaaagctgaaaaaattaattgatagttAAAACTTggtttattaatgattaaagtaactaaaaaaatgtaaaatgacacatttaaaaggataataaaaaattaaataaatattttaaaaataaaaagagaataaaaacttaaatgtgtcatttatgttattttatattttcaaagttaCAAACTAAATGAAATGTCTGTTAAACATAATCTTATCATGTTTTGTtagaaaataattgaaatttcttgttgaacataatattaaaatctattaaaatctaAAAGCCAGTATTTTAAGGTTACGTTGAACGAGAcgttagtttttaacttttttattagctgaatttttttataaatagatttttttatagtttgtgaaaatatattttaaaaaaaataatatcccCAAATCAGTGGTGATACGATCCGActatatatgttttaaatatatattagtcggataataataattaaaattattaaataacaacaTAACATAACAATGATATATCATTTAATGACAATGTATTTTACCGAAGGAGATATACCCAAATctcacaaatatattttattgtttagagGAAATCTCATAAATATCTGTTTTTacgtttatattattttttaaaatataacaagttTAGACTTTAGATCACTCGAGTTTATCTGaattgattaaaacaaaaagcCATTAATTCAAGTACCACTTTGTCATAGTTTTCCAAGTAGGTTGAAAATCATACTTAGAGGGGAGAGATTAAACTGACCTTTAGGACTTTGATGCTAATGCAGTTTGCTACTATGTGCTACTGATGATTTAGCTATAGACACATGTCATGCTTGGAAAGGTTTCACGCTTCGAGCATAATGGAGGTCGCAatcattttgtttcttattgaGTGGACTCTTTCCATCCCCATGCACCAATTTTTCATGCTTGAGTTGAGTATGTAAAAGTAACTAGGAGTATGTTGTAAGTTGTAAATACTATTCAATCATTATTGGATGTTGTTGACCAAGTGTGTCTTaggaaaaatttatatatataaaaacaaaatgtctTATGGTGTTCATTTAACTTAACTAGAGTCAAATGGGATGCAGCACTGGAGAGAAGGTAGGTCGTGGAGTgcaagtttgaattttttattaaatatcttCAATACTTTTCAATACATTGAACTGATCGAAGAGcatgaaaataagatttttataaaaaaatttagattctCACGTGGGTATTTTAAAGCATAAAATTCATTGCTGACATTATTTCTGTTGTTTAAGCAGGAGGATAGGATAGCTTTTGCTTCTAGTTTTTAAAGCTCACTTGAACAACTAGGAAAGTTGCTATTATAAGTTGGCGTTCCAGAAAACATGAAAGgttactctttttttaaattaatgtctGTTAACAGACTAATACGGaagtttgagttttttttaatcaaatgttgttgtttgtttgaAAGGACTAATATTcctttcaacttaaaatatataaaatgagttCACTGTCATGTagtgaaagtgtaaaaaaaaaaacaattataatgtcaattaataaaaaaaaattatctttttataaatttggaaatatttattttaaagtaaacaaatttattatgatgagatataattaaataatattgtaaaatataattacGTTACGTTGCAACTTGCGAGtgtattctaattaaacttacataaaatttagaatttaattgacatatattattaatgtaaaaattatttttttaacaaattaaaaatcaattttaatataaattttaaaataattataatgataaattttaaaaatttatcccaACAATAACTTATGATTAAATAGCAACATAAAAATTCTTTACActgtatattatttattctaaaattcaAACTTCATTGTCAACCACATATCCTTTGAAGGCCAACACGGCAATGTTATATCTTTCTAAacaaatatgaatattttattaattatttgaagtatcctatatatatatatatatatatatatattgaatttgaaattttgacaaAGTATATCAGAtctacaaaaaattatacaattttgtttttcaaggaaCACTTGATcgttattgaaaatataaatacgtaaatattactattagattatatatttacaaatatttaaatatatataattattattattattttgatcaagtatgtatatatatatatatatatatatatatatatatatatatatatatatatatatatatatatagtatgataatatcatatatattaatgattaaattcGAGTATAATTCACTTTTACTAACAATTATTAAAAGCATTATTTTAGTGAATTTGACACTTAATATTCATTGACCAATCTGGCTGGctatcaattttttcatttatgtgaTTGTGGGTGTAGCTGTTATGTTATTgccaataaaaatgaaacaagaaaGATTCCAACTGTCTAGACACGATTGGGTTAGACAACGCATTACAGCCCTAAGTACCCCATCATTCGTATCACAAAATTGGTGCCACTCCACCGCTTTTTGCCTCCTGTTTCCTGGGGCTATTATCAATTTGTTCATGTTGTCATGCCATAAGCATAATTATACTAAAACCTTCCAAAGGATGAACCCAATGTCAATGCTAAAGTTAAGTAATtaagttgaatttttttctgtctaaattacatgtattttatattgaaaataatcaTCATCgaaatgataatattattatgctttataaaagaaattctttaaatatttaacataagaaCATCTTTAATGCATGCGCTTACATGAATTACTTAACTTTAAGTAAAGttgctaagtttttttttctcaagagagtatgaatttgtaaaacttacaaaattataataagtaactcatataaataattatatattatagataTTCTAATCTTTTGGTGTTTTTTAGACACCATTAATCTTTTTGTAACATTAAAGATGATCTACGTGTCATCACGTTGGgttgcttaaaattaaattttaattgcttatgagtaattttttgttattttactgAAGTTAACTCATTAGTTGCTTAAAATCGTATATCATTgaagtaaaatatatatgaattgcttaactaaaatataatattgtaggaactaattaatataagataaataatttaaaataaattacttaaattacatccattaaaatattctaattaattaaattaaaataatgtgacACCAATTCATTCAAACACTTGATAGTTATTTATTTCGATTGTTGGACCTTCTTCTCGCTGTCAACTATTTTTAGCTTTGcatctgttttcattttccccACTTCTCGCTATATTTATCTAACAAACTAAATTATTCCTCACTTAAATTGGACATTCTCTCCCAAATGGGCAATCAATTAGTAATAATATTCCACATGTAATtaaatcaaaacacaatcaattcggtgttaataatatttcatGTAATTAAGATAGGTGTTTGACCCCTGGGTAAAAAGTAGTACCACCTTTGAGGCCTCGATCTGTGTGGTGTTTGATAGAGCAAACAGTTATAAGGAATTCTAATTCTTCCACCGCAAAGGGAGGGGACAACGAAAGAAACGACACAACTACCAAGTTGACTCATTAATAATATCCAATCATGGTGACACGCCTTTTGTTGTTGCCTCAAGAAGCTGAAACTTGCCTTTTCCAATTACATCTGTCACCCTTTTGGATATTCCATCTATCTATCTTCTTAGGCATTATTTTTAGCAAATTGCCAGTTTAAGCAAAAGAAATATCTTTTCCCGTTTTCATCGTTGTAATTGGTTTTGCATCTGTTGGGGGCTGATGGTGGAGGTTTGATGCGATCAATCCTCTCCCAGAAAACCACATATTGCCCTTCCGGGTTTTCATCCTTCCGAGGTTAAGGTTGTGGGATTTTCATGCTTATGTGGGTTGTGTAATTTGGAAGGTGATTAATGGCAAATGGTTATTCCTCAAATGATTGTTTGAAAGGAATAGTAGAAAATTGGTGTCTGTCAGGTTCACAGTATCAGCTTGGCAAATTGAAATAGAATAGAGATTTTTCCCAAGGtacaaagaattttttttttgtatgtaccgtagaataatatttttgttttgttgttcggTTTCTCGAAGTTCACGAAGAGTTGAACgaatctgtaaaaaaaaattatttttaatatttaaatgaacaGTTTGAGAGTTGGCAATTCATTGGTTGCGCAGAGTTGAAGAGTTCTGGACAAAACTTCCGGAACCTGTTTTCCATCTCTCTCGAAAATCATGTGGGGCTTTGACTGTTACAACCAATTCCTTGCGATGCTTGAGAAAATTTGATTTAGTTGTTGTTGGTTGTTTTGGTGAATGCAATGATCCATTTGACAGAGAACACGATCTGTCCAACAAacctttttattatttcagAATTTTCGGATTGTTCAAGATTTGATGACTTCATGTCGGGGGTGTTTGTCCAAAAGGGAATTTGAGGCCTTTTGATGAGGCTGTGAAGGGACCCCTGCTTCGAAATTCCTGAATAGTTTAGTCAATTGTGTTTTTTGTCGTGATTGCTAAGGGACATGAAGTTTCTGAGCATTGTGGGAAATTCTTTTGGATGTTCTGCATCCGGTGAGCGCCTAGTTTCTGCAGCAAGAGATGGGGATATTCAAGAGGCCAAGGCCTTGTTGGAATATAACCCTCGTCTTGCTAGGTATTCCACATTCGGAGTTCGCAATTCCCCTTTGCATTATTCTGCAGCTCATGGCCACCATGAGGTAATTGATTCAATGCACTCCATCTCCTTGTATCATGTTTTGcaattcttttcaaaatataCATTGTCTTTTGCGTTGATGTAGATAGTGAATCTCTTGCTTGAGTCCGGAGTTGATATCAATCTCAGGAACTATCGCGGTCAGGTAATCcatgttgttttgtttgaatGTCTCTAAAATTCAATTCACAGTATCTACATGCATGTCACATGAAAGGGCCATTTCTTTTACTTACTTTTCAAACTTTTTACCATTAACAGACTGCATTGATGCAAGCTTGTCAACATGGTCACTGGGAGGTGGTTCAGACCCTGATTATATTTAATGCCAATGTATGATCGTTACTAACAAcaatttttgttgtatattttgataGCAATCAGATAAATTCTTGAGTTGTAAAACATTGTCTGTTAAATTGAATTGCATTGCAGATCCATAAAGCTGATTACCTAAATGGAGGTACTGTCCTTCACTTGGCTGCTTTGAATGGCCATACCCGGTGCATTCGACTCATCCTCGCAGACTATATACCTAGCGTCCCTAACTTTTGGAATGCATTACAGACAGGTGATCATAAATCAATCTCAGAATTTGATCAAAGGTACTCTGTCTGTCACTCAAAGGTCCTTTTGCATTCTTCCGCTGTGGCAATGTGTTAATTTTGTCTTTAAATGGTTGCTTGCATACAAAGTGGACTCTGCGAGGTGATTAACAGAACTGCTGATGGAGGCATCACTGCTCTGCATATGGCAGTATTAAATGGGCATGCTGAAAGTGTGCAATTACTCTTGGACTTGGGAGCTTCTGTGTCTGAGGTTACTGTGGAGGATGGAACTACCATTGACTTAATTGGTAATTGTTTAGCATTTTCTAGTTCATGCGATAAAATGATGTCAAATATTTGCTTTGGAAAGTCCGCATTTATGAATAAGTAGATTGGCATTTCTATTATCTGCTGATTGATTTCATACCCGTTCCTGTTCCTCCctattctctatttttttgcttcaattttttGGTTTGTTATGAAACCTACATAGCCAGGTAATTTCTCACTTAAATTTCAACGTTTCCATTTCTCGTTTCTTGAATACATATACGATTTGCTTGGTTGAACTGAAAATGAGCAAGTGAAAACTTTATATTGAAAGGTACCACAAAAATTTGAAACTAAACTACAACGCACTTACATTCTAattccaaaactcatgaccTCTCCTATAGCTTCAAAGTGAgctgaaattatattttactcgCTTTCTATGCAAGGACCATAGATTGTAAATCAAAAGCTTTCCATATCTTCCACATTATTTTCCTCTTTATCTTTTAAGCTTAGCCTTAGTGTTCTTCCATCTCTTTTTAAACCTCACCAGTATCGAATATACATACATTTATCAAATTCTATCATCTAGAGATTTGGGCTAGATGTTCCTTACTTCTACTATATAGGAGAAAATTCAATTGCTATTCGCCCATCAAGTGTTCATGTTTAAAGTTGACCTCCCTTGTGCAGAGTACACTTATAAACTATAACacagattaaaagatattaagaAATTTGAACATATTGCGTCTGGTAACTTTGGGCTAATTTAATTAGTTTCACCTCTAATAACTGTTTGTCTATACTTGTTTGCAGGTTCTGGAAGCACTCCACTCCATTATGCTGCATGTGGTGGAAATCAACAATGCTGTCAAGTGTGTATCTATTTTCCTTTCGAAGAAAACTATACTTTTGCTACTGAAAGTATATTACTCTTCCTGCTTGTCAGCATATTgaagttcctttttttttgtgttattgTTTGGTTCAGCTGTTGATTGCCAAGGGTGCCAATCTGACTGCTGAGAATGCAAATGGGTAGGTATCTACATGTCTGTTACTTTTGATGTGTGATGACTTTATCCTACTAATTGCCTGGCATGGTAGATATAAATATCTAGGCTTTTATATGAAGTTGTGCTGTAAAAATTCGTCTCATatccttttttttgtctttgataTTAATAATTGGAGTATTGCATAGCTTATCACCTTGAAGTTTAAATGCCATCTCCATCACTATATTAGGAATTGTATGTAGTATTATCTGTTTGACATGCAATAAAAATTCGTCTCATATGCTTGTTGTTTTTTCATTACAACTTGAATTGAGGATCATAGTGTTCTCTGGCTGTAATCTTTTCAAGAATCCTTTGGTCTCTGCTCTCTAATTGCAATAAAAATCAATTGAACCgtcaaaactcaaaagtatAGTGCCGGTAATGCTATGTTGCATTTGAACAAAGCAACTTGAGATTGATGTTGTCTAAAACTTGCATGTCTTTGATGGGTTTAAAACATTTGGGTTTACCcctatgatttttgttttgaagatgGACCCCCTTGATGGTTGCTCGTTCGTGGCGTAGAGACTGGCTTGAGGACATCTTAAAAACACCTCCAGAAGACCCCTTACAAGTTCTTCCTTCTCCATATATATCTCTTCCACTTATGAGCATTGTGAGAATTGCTAGGTAAGTGTGTCAGTCCTATCCTCTTATCAATTCAACCAATTTCTTCCTATCAGGGCGTGTGTAATATATTTGGTGCTATCTCCTTTGCTCCTCATTGGGAGAACCAATTGAAAATTTATGCTTTCCTAGAAATTAGcatcaatttattttcataagcacAATTCTTTCCATTAATTTGTCCAGTCTGCCCTGACTTCAAATCAACTAGCAGATGGATTTGTCTTATCATGCTTTGAATGCGGTGTCTAGCCTGATTTTTCAACAGTATTTATGGAAGGAATTTATATTTCATTGATGGTTTGTTATATCATTATGTTTCTAAGTACACACGTTAAGTGTTTTTCagttcattaatttaattttggcaTCCATTATCATTGACATCACTGGGAAACTTGCTTTGATCTTGTTGTAGTATACACCAAATAGGGATATATTTGGTCAAATTTTTTCTTGAGTGCTCTATCAAACAATCTAGCCTTATCTTGTTCTTACAACAAATTAGCTTATTTTGTGTAATTATCAAGTTATTCATTCCATGAAAGTAGGCACACTACCAATACTTGTGTATACATTTTTCCACAGCAAATGCCACATCTTGAGATTACAGAGCAAAATTAGCATAAACTTGTATCAAAACTTGAAATTGTGGtgtattcaaattatttttaatgttgctcCTCCCCGCTTTTCGTTTCTGTTGTGATCAACCTTGACAGAGAATGTGGATGGAGGACAAGTGATTTAGCACCATGCTTAGATCCATGCGCTGTTTGTTTGGAAAGGAAATGTATGGTCGCTGTAGAAGGTATATATACTCCTCTTAAATTGACAAACAAACGTATGTATTTTGTTTAGCATAAATGCTGCACGTATGgtatgcaattgtagagaatgATTGAGCCTTTTTTGAGCAAAAGGTTAGTGTTATGGTTAAATTTTTGCTGTGGaacaatattattttgtagGAAACATAACGTAATTACCAGACATGAAAGGCCATATTCTCAAAATGTTCTAGTTTTAGTTTATAGTCTTTTAATCTTAACTAACACGTTTACATGTATAAACAACAATCTTCGATATGGTTTTTTGGATTTTATAAGTGGTAGCTCCTAGAAATGATAAATAATGGTTCACTTTATACGGGTTGCAATTGTGTGTACTCATGAATTCAATACTACAGTTTGGATGGTGTGTTCCAATGTGCTATTATAGAAATTAGAAACAGATAAAAGCCATGACCCTAGTCCCTTAGGATGCTTGTGATGTTAGATCAGTAATTGCTAGCCTCGAGTTAATGTTTTGTGGTTTCATGCATAAATCCATACATCTAATGGTGATGCATGCAGGTTGTGATCACGAGTTCTGCACACAATGTGCCATGTATCTTTGTTCTACAAACTCTACCTCAACAACCACAACAGGCCCCCCAGGTTCAATTGCTTGCCCTCTCTGCAGGCACGGCATAGTCTCATTTGTGAAGCTTCCAGACGCCAGGCCTTTACATAAGGAAATGCAAAGGACATCAAACTTGTCCCTAACATTATGCACATGTTCAAGTGAGGTCTTGGGAGATTCCAGTGACATGACCACCCCATTTTGCAAACCAACTTCTTCTCGTGGATCCAAAAGTTCTTCCCCATCAAGATCATTTCGCTCCATGAGTTGCCAAGGGTTCCCCTCATTCAGAATGAACCCCAGCCTTTGCTTGGGAGCAGATGTTAGCCCCTCCTTAGTCCCTTGCACTGTGAGCAGAAACGTTAGGAACCACTTGGCAAGGTGTTCTGGTTCCACTTTCAGACGTTCATCTTCTCAAACAGAAAGAAGGAAGTCATCATGGTTTTGTTCCCTCAATCAATCTGTTGCCACAGGTGGCAATAGATGCTGATTACATTTTGCTCTTTTCATCATCCTTGTTATATTATACTCGTGATTCCAAATATCATCCACTGTTCACTACATTGACTGTAAATACCAAAGcccaattaaatttcttttttggcAACATATTTCACAACACAATTTTTGCAAGATTCATGTTTGGTGCTTGTAAATGCAAACTGCTCAATGTGAAATTCGTGACTTACATAATTATCAATAGCAAACCTGTAaactatttaaagaaaaatcccaCGGTTTGTGATCAATAGTATATCATACGGTCTGCTTGAAAATTGGACCAAAGACTAATGGTCTTTGCACATGGAGAAAGCCACGGGTGACGATGTTAGGTGTACGTCACAATTTCATTAAAGTTGGCAAAGGGATCAGAACTCAGAAGCTCAGAACCTAAACACAGCATTGATGCCTGAATTCAGTTTTCAGTAAAACAATAAATCTGTGCCAGCAGGGCTTAGTAATTATGGGCAACAATTGGACCCACAAGCCCACGTGCAGATATTTATTACTACCACCGT
Protein-coding sequences here:
- the LOC100813190 gene encoding E3 ubiquitin-protein ligase XBAT32, with the translated sequence MKFLSIVGNSFGCSASGERLVSAARDGDIQEAKALLEYNPRLARYSTFGVRNSPLHYSAAHGHHEIVNLLLESGVDINLRNYRGQTALMQACQHGHWEVVQTLIIFNANIHKADYLNGGTVLHLAALNGHTRCIRLILADYIPSVPNFWNALQTGDHKSISEFDQSGLCEVINRTADGGITALHMAVLNGHAESVQLLLDLGASVSEVTVEDGTTIDLIGSGSTPLHYAACGGNQQCCQLLIAKGANLTAENANGWTPLMVARSWRRDWLEDILKTPPEDPLQVLPSPYISLPLMSIVRIARECGWRTSDLAPCLDPCAVCLERKCMVAVEGCDHEFCTQCAMYLCSTNSTSTTTTGPPGSIACPLCRHGIVSFVKLPDARPLHKEMQRTSNLSLTLCTCSSEVLGDSSDMTTPFCKPTSSRGSKSSSPSRSFRSMSCQGFPSFRMNPSLCLGADVSPSLVPCTVSRNVRNHLARCSGSTFRRSSSQTERRKSSWFCSLNQSVATGGNRC